A portion of the Anas platyrhynchos isolate ZD024472 breed Pekin duck chromosome 26, IASCAAS_PekinDuck_T2T, whole genome shotgun sequence genome contains these proteins:
- the DUSP23 gene encoding dual specificity protein phosphatase 23 isoform X1, whose translation MVEPPNFSWVAEGRLAGLAMPREPGHYRFLLGQGVRHLVSLSERPPPHHGCCPAVQLHRIRVPDFTPPTPGQIQSFLQLVEEANGRGEAVAVHCLLGHGRTGTLLACYLVKARALSGAAAIREIRRLRPGSIETREQEEAVIQFHQHLSAGRDPEEA comes from the exons ATGGTGGAGCCCCCCAACTTCTCGTGGGTGGCGGAGGGGCGGCTGGCGGGGCTGGCGATGCCGCGGGAACCGGGGCATTACCGGTTCCTGCTGGGCCAGGGCGTTCGGCACCTGGTGTCCCTGTCGGAgcggccccccccccaccacggCTGCTGCCCCGCGGTGCAGCTCCATCGGATCCGCGTGCCCGACTTCACCCCCCCGACCCCCGGGCAGATCCAGAGCTTCctgcagctggtggaggaggCCAACGGGCGCGGGGAG GCGGTGGCGGTGCACTGTCTGCTGGGCCACGGGCGCACGGGCACGCTGCTGGCCTGCTACCTGGTGAAGGCGCGGGCGCTGAGCGGCGCCGCCGCCATCCGGGAGATCCGCAGGCTGCGGCCGGGCTCCATCGAGACGCGGGAGCAGGAGGAAGCCGTCATCCAGTTCCACCAGCACCTCAG CGCTGGAAGGGACCCCGAGGAGGCGTGA
- the DUSP23 gene encoding dual specificity protein phosphatase 23 isoform X2: MVEPPNFSWVAEGRLAGLAMPREPGHYRFLLGQGVRHLVSLSERPPPHHGCCPAVQLHRIRVPDFTPPTPGQIQSFLQLVEEANGRGEAVAVHCLLGHGRTGTLLACYLVKARALSGAAAIREIRRLRPGSIETREQEEAVIQFHQHLR, encoded by the exons ATGGTGGAGCCCCCCAACTTCTCGTGGGTGGCGGAGGGGCGGCTGGCGGGGCTGGCGATGCCGCGGGAACCGGGGCATTACCGGTTCCTGCTGGGCCAGGGCGTTCGGCACCTGGTGTCCCTGTCGGAgcggccccccccccaccacggCTGCTGCCCCGCGGTGCAGCTCCATCGGATCCGCGTGCCCGACTTCACCCCCCCGACCCCCGGGCAGATCCAGAGCTTCctgcagctggtggaggaggCCAACGGGCGCGGGGAG GCGGTGGCGGTGCACTGTCTGCTGGGCCACGGGCGCACGGGCACGCTGCTGGCCTGCTACCTGGTGAAGGCGCGGGCGCTGAGCGGCGCCGCCGCCATCCGGGAGATCCGCAGGCTGCGGCCGGGCTCCATCGAGACGCGGGAGCAGGAGGAAGCCGTCATCCAGTTCCACCAGCACCTCAGGTAG
- the LOC119713853 gene encoding C-reactive protein-like, whose translation MGTPQLCLLVLVGLFGLAALEDLVNQVFVFPWETKDSYVVLRAKPEQPLLNFTVCLRSYTDLTRPHSLFSYATETQDDEILLFKPKPTEYRFHVGGKSVTFRVPESFLGSEHVCASWESPTGIVRFWLNGKAWPRKGLQKDYVVGAEAVILLGQEQDAFGGGFKARHSFVGEISDVYMWDRELTTGEVGAAMYNSPLPAPIFGWRNLPYKIHGKVYLKG comes from the exons atggggacaccgcAGCTCTGCCTCCTCGTCCTTGTAGGGCTCTTCGGCCTCGCTGCCCTGGAAG ACCTGGTGAACCAAGTGTTCGTGTTCCCGTGGGAGACCAAGGACTCCTACGTGGTGCTGCGGGCGAAGCCGGAGCAGCCGCTGCTCAACTTCACCGTGTGCCTGCGCTCCTACACGGACCTCACGCGGCCCCACAGCCTCTTCTCCTACGCCACCGAGACGCAGGACGACGAGATCCTCCTCTTCAAGCCCAAGCCCACCGAGTACCGCTTCCACGTGGGGGGCAAGTCCGTCACCTTCCGCGTCCCCGAGAGCTTTTTGGGGAGCGAGCACGTCTGCGCCAGCTGGGAGTCCCCCACCGGCATCGTGCGCTTCTGGCTCAACGGGAAGGCCTGGCCCCGCAAGGGGCTGCAGAAGGACTACGTGGTGGGTGCCGAGGCCGTgatcctgctggggcaggagcaggacgCCTTCGGGGGGGGTTTCAAAGCCCGTCACTCCTTCGTGGGGGAGATCTCGGACGTCTACATGTGGGACAGGGAGCTGACCACCGGGGAGGTGGGGGCCGCCATGTACAACAGCCCCTTGCCCGCCCCCATCTTCGGCTGGAGGAATTTGCCCTACAAGATCCACGGCAAGGTGTACCTCAAGGGGTGA
- the LOC119713809 gene encoding serum amyloid P-component-like: protein MGSLRLWLAVLAGLSGVTAQEDLYRKVFVFRTDPSDAYVVLRAKLEQPLLNFTVCLRSYTDLTRPHSLFSYATKAQDNEILLFKPKPTEYRFYVGGKSVTFRVPESRGDWEHVCASWESATGIAEFWLNGKPWPRKGLQRGYAVGAEAVIMLGQEQDAFGGGFDVYNSFTGELADVHLWDTGLSPDKMRAAYQSLRLPPALLAWRSLSYETKGDVVVKPRLREVLGR, encoded by the coding sequence ACCTCTACCGAAAGGTGTTCGTTTTTCGGACCGACCCCAGCGATGCCTACGTGGTGCTGCGGGCGAAGCTGGAGCAGCCGCTGCTCAACTTCACCGTGTGCCTGCGCTCCTACACGGACCTCACGCGGCCCCACAGCCTCTTCTCCTACGCCACCAAGGCGCAGGACAATGAGATCCTCCTCTTCAAGCCCAAACCCACCGAGTACCGCTTCTACGTGGGGGGCAAGTCCGTCACCTTCCGCGTCCCCGAGAGCCGCGGGGACTGGGAGCACGTCTGCGCCAGCTGGGAGTCGGCCACCGGCATCGCCGAATTTTGGCTCAACGGGAAGCCCTGGCCCCGCAAGGGGCTGCAGCGGGGCTACGCGGTGGGCGCCGAGGCCGTGATcatgctggggcaggagcaggacgCCTTCGGGGGGGGCTTCGACGTCTACAACTCCTTCACGGGCGAGCTGGCCGACGTCCACCTGTGGGACACGGGGCTGTCCCCAGACAAGATGCGAGCCGCCTACCAGTCCCTGCGCCTGCCGCCCGCCCTGCTGGCCTGGAGGAGCTTGAGCTACGAAACCAAGGGGGACGTGGTGGTGAAACCGCGGCTCCGGGAGGTTCTGGGGCGCTGA